In Gossypium hirsutum isolate 1008001.06 chromosome A10, Gossypium_hirsutum_v2.1, whole genome shotgun sequence, the DNA window GTTCTCTGCTGAAGTTGGCAGCTAAATTATCTGCATCCATAGAAGTTCACATAAATAATTGGTAAGTAATATTCTTGTGCCAAATCAGTTCAAGAGAACATTGTACATACCTCCCCCGGATTCGCAAAGAAGTATATCTGTTTTATACAAGTTAGAAAGCTCCTCGAGAGGGCCGAGATTGATGCTGATGTCTTCACGTATGGCAGCATGTGGGCAGCCTCCCGTTTCTACAGCACGTATCCTTTCCGCAGGAAGTGCCTGGTGTTTCACCAAGAACTCACCATCCTCCTGCGTGAATATGTCATTTGTCACCTAAATGCATCATTTGagtttggtttagccaatcaaccACAACTTCATAAAGACTGACCATGGTGGCACAGCTGAATCTATTATTCTCACAGTCtacataacattaataaaagtGTTAAGGTAAACACTCAAATGGTAGGCTGATAGCTTGAGTAGAAGATGCATGATACTTACAGCGGCAAGACTGTACTTATGCCGCAGGAACGTGCACAGTGCCAGCATTAAAGCTGTTTTCCTGTATGGCATAAAGCAACATTAAATCAGATACCATCTCTTAGGATGTTTTAGGATATCACCAAGAATTGCATTTTAGTCATACAAATAAAGTAGGGAAAAACAATGATAGAACACAAAAACCTtgtaaaggaaataaaaaaaataaaaaaataaaaaataaaaatccaggGGCTTGGAGAGTAAACTACTCAATTATCAGTGTAAGGTGGTTACTGGATTCTACACTCCACTAATTCAGGTACAATAAAGCATCATCTTTGTtgaaaattcttataaaatttaccatttttaatcttttataagCAAAGAAATAACAGACTGTATTATGCAGAGCAAGTGAAAAACCAAGTTAATTGTTGATACTAGATACTGAGAGGGAaaaaaaatggaaggaaaataaaaaggaaataccCAGTACCAACAGGGCCACCAATCCCAACAGTGAAAGCCCTCTCATTGAAATCCCTGTTGACAAGCGGTGGGGCTCTTCTGCTGAAGTATCCAGGTGAGTAAATGGGTTCATGTGAGTGAGGCGCTAGGCCATCATGGCTATGGTAAACCTTCCCATCAGCTCCTACCCATGATGATTTTGTTGATTTACTGTTGCATgccaaaaacatataattaaaaaaccaAATCAGCAAAAAGTCACAATCCATTAAAACTGCAAAACTTAAATGAGAATACACTTACTCATGGTcatgatggtggtggtggtggtgatggtCATGGTCATGGTCATGGTCATGGTGATGGCCATGGTGATCATTGGAAGCCATTTGACTATTGTCTGAAAAGGGTTTTACTGTGGGAGATAGTCTTTGGGTAATTGGGTTGTTTGTGTTCAAAGGGAACTGGAGGAGAGTAAGTGAGGGCCATGGTTGTTGGATTGGATTAGGAAGTAATCTCAACTGTCAAATTCTATATCAAGTCCCTGTCCTATACATTTTTGTTGGATTTAATCCTTGCACTATAATTGGGTCATTGCCAATCATGTATTTTTTTCTTCGAAATGTGTATTTTTAGTTTTATGACCagcttttttttttggttgtatGTGATCACGTAACATATACACTTGATATTTTGTACGGttggataaatttttgtacattttaaaatatatatgccACAACACCGTATCCTTAAAAAAGTCTCAAAAAATTATTTGAcagaattgagaaaaaaaaagtgccttaacattaaaaatatacattttgaaaagtgaaaaattaaaaataaacaaaatatagtaGATGGACTAAATAGGATAAAAGTGAATAGTACAAGGACTTTCTTAGAGTTTTACCAATCTTAATTGTAGTGATAGATGGAGATTATGATCTGGAAAGAGAGGTTTGGCTGggctaacctttttttttttgcacgaATTAATCAAAAGTGTTACTGATATCTTTGTTAGTTTAGGTCAAAAAGATCAACCTAGTGCAATTCTTACAGATGATTATTGATTAATTTGGATCAAATTCTGATTTTTTtcgaaaaatgatttaattttttatatatataatattagttaATCCAAATTCTTAACgcggctaattatttttaataattttttttgaaaagattgaATTATGTCATAttaaagtatagaaattaaattttaaattgtttaacaTAGTAGAAGGACTAAAATAAGAATTTGACCATTATCTTGTCTCCTAGAACAACTTttcaatataaactataaaacaaGTTTACAAGCTTTTATTACATTTCTTCAAACATAATCACAATCTTTACATGCCAGTATCTCAATAATATCCTTCAATACAATTAcctaaaaacccaaatttttatccaaaaaaaaggaagaaataagTTATGGATCATACTCCACTTTTTAATACTCCATCAAAACTAGCATACTTGAAGGAGTTTTATGATATTTCTATCTATATCAGCATGAAAGGCATAAAAAAGTAGAGTATGAAACCTTTTTCACTACTtcataaaaatcatgaaattatatCAAACAAGTaaacaaatcaataaaaaaaaaaaaagaatccaaAGTTAGTCAAACAAATTCCTAAGTGCATTACGCTTGGCAGTACAAGCCTTTTGGTTATCCCTTTGGGTGCTTACATTGATCTCTTGGTCTTGATCTGAAGCTGGAGCTGGCTGCTGCTGGGGATTATTATTATCATTGCCTAATATCAGCCCTTGTTTTTGTATATATTCCCATTTGTCTTGGAAGAGGTAAAAAAACGCAATGAAAATGATCTCAGCAGTGAAAAGTATAGTCCAAATACCAGTATTTCTTGATGTTTTCTTATGGTAAGCTTTTAAACCAGTGTAGATGTTAATAATCCCCATCATTGATGTTACTGTTCCAATAATCCAGTGTGTTAAGTACCATGTGTTTCTTCTTTTAGTTCCTCTGTGAGAAAAAGAAGATGGAGTTAATTAATGTAAGGAAAAATGGTGGAATCTTGAGTTTAATGatgattaatattattaataaccTTGGGGGCCTGAAAAACCCAATGAAGGTTTGCATCCAAATGGCAGCATAAAGGGCTAAACCCAATCTTTGGTGATGGTTACTGAATGAATTCTCGAAGTTTTTAATGGACATGACAGCTCCAACTGTTGCAAGAAGCACTGCAAGTATCTGCCATTTGGGAACataaattgtaataataataaaaaaggacaCATGGTGATATGATTATATGGACAAATTATGGTGCATGGTCTCCCTTTTCTTGTTATTGAAGTCTTCATGATCAATATGATTTAAGTTGGTTTAGATCAGTTAATGGGGCCGTTTCAAGCAATTAAAAACTGTGGACAGCATCATTAAAGTGAAAGTGggattataatattttatgaaaaataaagcaTACAACCAGCTCTTTCTGATCTCATTTAGCACCCAAGTAAAGGTTCATGATCGAGATAaatatacacataaacatattcatatatgtatgcatgtaagtagattatatatagatataaataatttgcaGAAAAGGAAACAAGAAGAGAATAGTACCTgcaatatggcatggagatagaACAAAACTTTAACCCTTCTCCCAGCTTCTTCTTTGTTGGCCATTCTAACAGTAAGTATGCCTACAGGCATTAAGAATCCCATGGAACCCCATAGCAGAAGGCCATGAACAGCCATATAAGATATCATTTGAGAACTAAGCTGCAATAGATAACACAAATGCATGAACATATTCAGATATATTAACAttcaacaattttattttattttttataattaaaacaagGCTTTGGACCAGAAATTTTGGCATACCTTATGTGCATTTCCTTTAATGTTTTTGTGATTGGTGGATGCAGTAATCTCCCCATGGGATGAGCAGGAAACAAATGTtgaaagaagaagacagtggagtACAAGAATGGTGATGAAGGAGCTTAGCATGTGAGAAACTTGCATCTCTATCAGTATATTCAAAGCaatggaaagaaaagaagaagtggTTAAAAGACAAcccttctttcctttttgtttcctCTCAAAAGGTCTAAATTAGACTAGAGTTAATTTGAGAGGCCATTAAAGCACTCTAGAGAGGgctgaagaagagagaaaagcaGCGTGAATGTGTCAGCTCTTCAAGAAACTGCTTAACTTTATAAATCTTTTAGTATAAAGAAGCTAATGTGCTATGATTACTACTGAAAGACAAAACAAGGGGTGGTGCAAACCTACCATTCAGTATGGGGTAAAAGATTTGGAATTCGGATAAGCATATGgaaattcttgttatatatatatatatatataacaatgaGGGGTCAAAGGCCACATGATGGCCAAGATTTTAATGGATGGGAAGATGGAGAAGGGCGGTGTGTGTGTGAGTGGATTACACAGTTGATAAACAAAGCTTATGTAATACTAGATATTCATTACTCaatcatttatataattcatttgaTATGGTGGTTGTGTAATTAATGGATTAATATTCTTTAATACAGAAATGTGTATGTCTAGAATTATAGCCACTTTTTTTATAACAGGTATAAGTGTTTGCTTTCATTTTGAACATAATAATTGGTCGttcaacattaaaaatataacaaaattattgccaaaatttaatttaaattttaaaaatattctgaaaattttttaaaaaaatagttctaATAAAAGGAACAAAATTTGTGTTAAGCTTTTAATCtctaattacttaataaaattaaaaagtaatattttatttaaattctcttAAAAGCTTTTCCTTAAtcaatatgaaattattcattttgCATTATCAATATGAATAACCCGAAATCAGAATTTTTAATCTTTTCCACATAATTTGAAGGTAAGTTATACATATAAACCAATCTTTTTGTTAGGAGAAATGAGTGCAGGCTTGAGACTGTCGTCGTATAAGAAAAGCTATGTTGTAAAACATCTTTTCGCCAATTCCTCGACTACATAATGAGATTTAAATCTTTTGCAAAGTCATAGTAATCATTACCCATCGCACTATATTCAATGACCAAAGATAATTACATATTTGTTTGGGCAATCAGCATCACGTCATCTTCATTATCCTTTGCTCCATCTATATTTTCACCCGAAACCCATTTTTTCCAGTAGCTGCTTTTCTCGTACCAGAACACAACGAAATAACATTATTTGTTAATGGATTTTTATGAGAAAGGGTGGTATTAAATttccattaaatttttttcaaaaactatgATTATCTGTTGGAAAGGTTTCAGTGGCCGTTGTTGGCTTAGatgattatgtttttttttgtcgGTGATGCATTGTGAATTAATATTGTCATTAGctattaattaaaattagttGCAAATTGATCGGTTTGATTCAAAAGAGAAAAATTATATACATTTCAACTCATCTATTCGAATTCTAGAATTTAATACATAAACAACCATAAAGGCTAAGACTCATAACCAACGTTCTTTGCTTAATATATTCTTTGAGAGTTGAATTTCACAAGTGGCTCTAACTCATCATTTAACTCCGTTGTCTGGCATGAAGACTcattcgaaaaataaaaaaatttgggcaaaaatataaattCGATAAATGAGTTtagataaaaaatcaaaatttatataaaaaatagacaAAACCTCGTATAAGCTTTTTTTGACCCAAGCTCAACCCGAATTTACAAAAAAGATTCTCACTACTTTTTACTATTGTTTTCActgtttttgttgttgttttgtcactatatttaagaaaaaatttagtaCGGACAAACCAGGCTAAGCttgagttttaatattttcatctaGGTCAAATTTGAACAAACTTTTAAGCTCATTTTTTGAATTAAGCCCAAACCCAAACCATAATCACCTCTATTCTCATGTTAGAGTCTAAAAGCCAAGCTCAAATTTGAATATTCAAGACCCAAActcaatctattttttaaatttgtgatacaatatacaaaatataattattaaatattaaaataaaaatatttttaattttaattttaattttaaaaaatacaaattagcTATAAATATATGCAGGTTTGAgcaaattttaaatctatttcaAGCCAAGCTAATTAAGCATAAGCaagcataaaaaatattaatatcaagTCCAAATCCAATAGAACTAATAAACACCTCAATCAATAACCCCTCATTTCCTTGACAAAATGTTGGACCAAAAACACTTTTTGTTCAAGTTAGTCTCAAATATTTCcttaaaataagttttaaaaaaaattaagtcctAACAGGAACCAATGGCCTAGTTCAAGCCTTAATACAAAAAAATTTGCTAAGTTCAAGAATTAACTAAGATAGGCCTCAAAAAAGGATTAACCCTCAAATTTACTACAAAACTTGTGAAATAAAGCCAGTAATTTCTTTTACTAAAGCATCCTAGTTGACTTTGAAAAACAAAAACCGCGGCCAAAAGAGTTCAAAACATTAGATGATACTCAATATTAAAGacaaaataacataacaaaccaGTTCCAAgtaaacaaaattagaaattaaaatgaagaaaattcaACTTCAACCTCTCTCATGTGGCCTAGGCTTCTCAAATAAAAACAATATCCAATCAACAAACTTGTAGATGTTCACTAACAAAAATTGTAGAACTACAACCACTTTAACTCTCTTTCATTTCATCAAATGAGAGAACTTACATAAACAAGTTAGGCTTTGATGCCTTGTAGGTTGTCTTCAGCTTCCTGGTAGGTGGCCTTACCTTCTTGAACACCAATGGGAACTTGATTTTGGAGTTGTGGAACTGCTTGGTGCTCTCTCTCTTGCATAGCTTGGCTGGGATTGTTGCAGTTTTGATAATCTGGATGCAAGGGAAACGGACTCTGTGGCGAGAAGCCATCTCGGTGTACATCTGTTCAACAGCTCCGTTCAAAGTAGTGTCACGGTACTCCTTGTACATGTTGTGGTAACCAGTTCGGCTTTGGTACCGGAGCCAGATACCGTAATTCTTAATCTTGGTAGGGTTCTTCTCAAAAATCTGCATAGAGATTTCAGTTAGATATAGGgcattgaaaagaaaaacaaagctgTATCCCAAATCATGTTCCCTTCAGTGTATTGGAAACCAAGATGCACCGCACTAACTACAGCTTTTCCTTTTTCTGATAAAGATTCCACAATATAAAGAGTAAATGAATTCTGGTCGACAAGCAAAGGAAAGTGCTAGGGGATTAAAAAAAGCCTAAATCATTCAATTTCAAGAAACTTTTCAAATTCAACGTCTTACATACGAAGGGTCAAAAAGTAATTTGaccaaacaaatcattcaatgcAATCACAATCGGCAAATCAAAGAATGAACATGCTAAACAATCAAGATGCATGAACTTCTTAAAGTGTTAATAAAGTTGGCTGGAAAGCCTAAAATCAGATATTTCTTAGCTACCTAAATTCCCTGCTCGCTTATGAACATGAGTTCCAGTCTATATTGGCAGACACAAGCTAAACATTGGCAATTAACACAATAGTTTCAGACATTAATCAACATAACCCTAGCTATAAAAATTGAATGGAAAGGATGCTTTTCTTATTCAAATTTCCACACATCATCCCACAATAAATCACTTCGTACAGAGTGAATAATCAAACGGAAAACACTGAGTATAAACCTCATTGATGGCAAGGACTTGACCATTGCTCTTCTTAACCTTCTTCAGCTTCCTCAAGAAGTACCTAACGAATAT includes these proteins:
- the LOC107935889 gene encoding cytochrome b561 domain-containing protein At4g18260, with the translated sequence MQVSHMLSSFITILVLHCLLLSTFVSCSSHGEITASTNHKNIKGNAHKLSSQMISYMAVHGLLLWGSMGFLMPVGILTVRMANKEEAGRRVKVLFYLHAILQILAVLLATVGAVMSIKNFENSFSNHHQRLGLALYAAIWMQTFIGFFRPPRGTKRRNTWYLTHWIIGTVTSMMGIINIYTGLKAYHKKTSRNTGIWTILFTAEIIFIAFFYLFQDKWEYIQKQGLILGNDNNNPQQQPAPASDQDQEINVSTQRDNQKACTAKRNALRNLFD
- the LOC107935911 gene encoding 60S ribosomal protein L18a, whose protein sequence is MVTFRFHQYQVVGRAHPTESDEHPKIYRMKLWATNEVRAKSKFWYFLRKLKKVKKSNGQVLAINEIFEKNPTKIKNYGIWLRYQSRTGYHNMYKEYRDTTLNGAVEQMYTEMASRHRVRFPCIQIIKTATIPAKLCKRESTKQFHNSKIKFPLVFKKVRPPTRKLKTTYKASKPNLFM